From Bacteroides uniformis:
CCAATACATTTACATTAAATTTATCACGGAACCCCGCTTCCTTCACCGTCCGGTTCACAATATTGGAAGAGGGCATCAACACGATTTCGGCAATTCCGATGTCATAAAAGTCAAGGGACTTGTCGGCTTTGGAGGCTTCTTCAGTGGTATGCCCGTCGAGCATTTCCATTAAAAAGTCTTCAGCAAAACGATTTACGTTCGACACCTCTCCCGTAATGTAAAGCACGTCGCCCACCCAAATAGTCGTATCGGGTGATGCCAATTTCTGGGTAATAGTTTTCAGGAATCTATGTTGGGAAGAGTCTACACGCCGTACTTCAATGATATTCAGACCATACTTGCGGCGTACATCCAGGTCTATGATGGTTTTTCCTATCAGACGGGAATCATTGACAGCCCTCAAACGGAACAGGTTGCTGGAAAGTCCGTACTCCTGTACCAGTTGGTCCAATGATTTACCCGACAATGTTCCGTCATTCTTTTTGCCTTTCTTGGAGAGAAACCATTTGGTCAGAGGCATTAAAACCAAAGTTCCCACTATCACGCACACAATGCCCACCGGCAAGAAGGAGAAGAAAGACAGCGGTTCAAAGCCCGCTCCCGTCAATGTATTCTGAATGACCAAGTTAGGAGGCGTACCGATAAGTGTCATCATACCGCCCATACTGCTGGCAAAAGCCAAAGGCATCAATAGACGGCTGGGATTCATTCCGGCACTCAGCGCCAAGCTCACCACGATAGGCAGCATCAAAGCCACCGTTCCCGTATTGCTCACAAAAGCACCAATGGCAGAGGTAACCAGCATCACCAGCAAGAAGAGTTTCAGCTCGCTCTTGCCTGCCAGCTTTAAAATGCGCGAACTTATCATTTTAGCCAGCCCGGTCTGAAAAATGGCGCCGCCCACAACGAACAAGCCCACCATCATAATCACCACCGAGTTGGAGAAGCCGGAAAGGGCCTCTTCAGGAGTAAGAATCTGAAATATCAATAAACCAATCAGCGCACAAAGCGCCACAATGTCCGAACGGACTTTGCCTGCTACAAAAAAGGCAGCGGAGAGAACAAGGATAATAAGGGTAATCAGCATAAAT
This genomic window contains:
- a CDS encoding SLC13 family permease — its product is MLITLIILVLSAAFFVAGKVRSDIVALCALIGLLIFQILTPEEALSGFSNSVVIMMVGLFVVGGAIFQTGLAKMISSRILKLAGKSELKLFLLVMLVTSAIGAFVSNTGTVALMLPIVVSLALSAGMNPSRLLMPLAFASSMGGMMTLIGTPPNLVIQNTLTGAGFEPLSFFSFLPVGIVCVIVGTLVLMPLTKWFLSKKGKKNDGTLSGKSLDQLVQEYGLSSNLFRLRAVNDSRLIGKTIIDLDVRRKYGLNIIEVRRVDSSQHRFLKTITQKLASPDTTIWVGDVLYITGEVSNVNRFAEDFLMEMLDGHTTEEASKADKSLDFYDIGIAEIVLMPSSNIVNRTVKEAGFRDKFNVNVLGIRRKKEYILRELGRERMHSGDVLLVQGAWQDIARISREDSDWVVLGQPLAEAAKVTLDYKAPIAAAIMVLMVAMMVFDFIPVAPVTAVMIAGLLMVLTGCFRNVEAAYKTINWETIVLFAAMLPMSLALEKTGASEYISNSLVSGLGSYGPIVLMAGIYFTTSLMTMFISNTVTAVLMAPIALQSAVQIGVSPVPFLFAVTVAASMCFASPFSTPPNALVMPAGQYTFMDYIKVGLPLQIIMGVVMVFVLPLLFPF